The following proteins are encoded in a genomic region of Acidimicrobiales bacterium:
- a CDS encoding C40 family peptidase produces MAAHRGLAAFTFSLCAGLGLGAVVAAPAGAATVTAHPAAHNATHATPHATPTAAPAPGGFWLVDSAGRVGAVGAVPFGGAQPATPPTTPVVALVPTPDGAGYWVVAADGGVFTYGDAHFYGSTGNLRLNQPIVTAAATPDGAGYWLIASDGGVFTFGDARFYGSTGAIRLNRPILSAAATADGRGYWLVASDGGIFTFGDARFFGSTGSVHLDHPVVGAATTPDGGGYWLATSGGRVYGFGDAVLHGDLTDASTAPGSPVVGMAASPDGAGYWLATSAGATFGFGDAVLAGMAQPADAASPVAGPATTPDGTPLGPVVAVAAPGPPPAAARAVQWALSQVGKPYVYGGVGPDGYDCSGLVMKAFAAVGVTLPRVAQDQYNAGPLVASGAPLEPGDVVFFGTPEAITHDGIYIGNGMMVDAPHTGTLVRVESYQWPDYVGATRPVAVPVNR; encoded by the coding sequence ACCCCCCACGCCACGCCCACCGCCGCACCCGCCCCGGGCGGGTTCTGGCTGGTCGATTCGGCCGGCCGGGTCGGCGCGGTCGGAGCGGTGCCGTTCGGAGGCGCCCAGCCCGCCACCCCGCCCACCACGCCCGTGGTGGCCCTGGTGCCGACACCTGACGGCGCCGGCTACTGGGTCGTGGCCGCCGACGGCGGCGTGTTCACGTACGGGGACGCCCACTTCTACGGCTCGACGGGGAACCTCCGGCTGAACCAGCCGATCGTCACCGCCGCCGCCACCCCCGACGGGGCCGGCTACTGGCTCATCGCCTCCGACGGCGGGGTCTTCACCTTCGGGGACGCCCGGTTCTACGGCTCGACCGGGGCCATCCGCCTCAACCGCCCCATCCTCTCGGCGGCTGCCACCGCCGACGGCCGGGGCTACTGGCTCGTCGCCTCCGACGGCGGGATCTTCACCTTCGGAGACGCCCGCTTCTTCGGCTCGACCGGCAGCGTGCACCTGGACCACCCCGTCGTCGGGGCGGCCACCACGCCGGACGGCGGGGGCTACTGGCTGGCGACCAGCGGGGGCCGGGTCTACGGCTTCGGCGACGCCGTGCTCCACGGGGACCTCACGGACGCCTCGACCGCCCCCGGATCGCCGGTCGTCGGCATGGCCGCCAGCCCCGACGGCGCCGGCTACTGGCTGGCGACCTCGGCCGGGGCCACCTTCGGATTCGGGGACGCCGTCCTGGCCGGGATGGCCCAGCCCGCGGACGCGGCGTCACCGGTGGCGGGCCCGGCCACCACCCCCGACGGAACCCCGCTCGGGCCGGTCGTGGCGGTCGCCGCCCCCGGACCGCCCCCGGCGGCGGCACGCGCCGTCCAGTGGGCGCTCTCCCAGGTCGGCAAGCCCTACGTGTACGGAGGCGTCGGCCCGGACGGCTACGACTGCTCCGGGCTGGTGATGAAGGCCTTCGCCGCCGTCGGGGTGACGCTGCCCCGGGTGGCCCAGGACCAGTACAACGCCGGTCCCCTCGTGGCGTCCGGCGCTCCCCTCGAGCCGGGGGACGTGGTGTTCTTCGGCACGCCCGAGGCGATCACCCACGACGGGATCTACATCGGCAACGGGATGATGGTCGACGCCCCTCACACCGGCACCCTGGTGCGCGTGGAGTCCTACCAGTGGCCCGACTACGTCGGCGCCACGCGCCCGGTGGCCGTGCCGGTCAACCGCTGA